One region of Streptomyces rishiriensis genomic DNA includes:
- the thrS gene encoding threonine--tRNA ligase produces the protein MKDQAHERDDSHDDHDDQGSPGDPGDHGSPGDPGDHVSQGSHDRRGPDHRRLGRELGLFDTDPLMGAGLPYWLPDGAVVRHALEEYVRQAERAAGYRHVYSPVLGKRELYEISGHWDHYSEDMFPPMELGAEQVVLRPSLCPHHALIYRSRSHSYRELPLRMAELGGMYRSEPSGVLGGLTRVRAIQLNDAHIFCTLEQAVDEARSALELIGRAYADLGIRPARYRLSLPGEGGKYVADPELWRRATDLLRQVLRQADVAYEAVEGEAAFYGPKIDVQITDRAGREATLSTVQIDFHQPERFDLHYIGADGAKHRPVMVHRSVIGSVERAVAHLLEEHGGAFPVWLAPVQLVVLPVSAAQEEGAAELVRRAVAAGLRAELAGPDRGSLGARIRAARLVPYQAVIGEREARDDLAAVRLRDGRRPGALPADELLRRIGERAAARGTGLWA, from the coding sequence GTGAAAGACCAGGCGCACGAACGAGACGACAGCCACGACGATCACGACGACCAAGGCAGCCCCGGCGACCCCGGCGACCACGGCAGCCCGGGCGACCCCGGTGACCACGTCAGCCAGGGCAGTCACGACCGGCGCGGTCCTGACCACCGACGCCTCGGCCGCGAGCTGGGGCTTTTCGACACCGACCCCCTGATGGGCGCGGGCCTGCCGTACTGGCTGCCGGACGGCGCGGTCGTACGCCACGCTCTGGAGGAGTACGTGCGGCAGGCCGAGCGCGCCGCCGGCTACCGGCACGTGTACTCCCCCGTCCTCGGCAAGCGCGAGCTGTACGAGATCTCGGGTCACTGGGACCACTACAGCGAGGACATGTTCCCGCCGATGGAGCTGGGGGCCGAGCAGGTCGTGCTGCGGCCCAGCCTGTGCCCCCACCACGCTCTCATCTACCGCTCCCGCTCCCACAGTTACCGCGAACTGCCGCTGCGGATGGCCGAGTTGGGCGGCATGTACCGTTCCGAGCCGTCCGGTGTGCTCGGTGGGCTGACCCGGGTGCGGGCCATCCAGCTGAACGACGCCCATATCTTCTGCACCCTGGAGCAGGCCGTCGACGAGGCCCGGTCCGCCCTGGAACTCATCGGCCGCGCCTACGCGGACCTGGGGATCCGCCCGGCCCGGTACCGGCTCTCCCTGCCGGGCGAGGGCGGCAAGTACGTCGCCGACCCGGAGCTCTGGCGGCGGGCCACCGACCTGCTCCGGCAGGTCCTTCGGCAGGCGGACGTCGCCTACGAGGCCGTCGAGGGCGAGGCCGCCTTCTACGGGCCGAAGATCGACGTACAGATCACCGACCGCGCGGGTCGCGAGGCGACCCTCTCCACCGTCCAGATCGACTTCCACCAGCCCGAACGCTTCGATCTGCACTACATCGGCGCCGACGGGGCGAAGCACCGACCGGTGATGGTGCACCGCAGTGTCATCGGCAGTGTGGAACGGGCCGTGGCGCACCTGCTCGAGGAACACGGCGGCGCGTTCCCCGTGTGGCTGGCGCCCGTCCAGTTGGTCGTGCTGCCGGTGTCGGCGGCGCAGGAGGAAGGGGCGGCGGAACTGGTGCGGCGGGCGGTGGCGGCCGGCCTCAGGGCGGAGCTCGCCGGGCCGGACCGGGGCAGCCTGGGGGCCCGGATCCGGGCGGCGCGGCTGGTGCCGTACCAGGCGGTGATCGGGGAGCGGGAGGCGCGGGACGACCTGGCCGCCGTCCGCCTGCGCGACGGCCGCCGCCCGGGGGCGCTGCCCGCCGACGAGCTGCTCCGCCGGATCGGCGAGCGGGCGGCGGCACGCGGAACCGGGCTGTGGGCGTGA